The following are from one region of the Melaminivora suipulveris genome:
- a CDS encoding twin transmembrane helix small protein, giving the protein MKILVALAFLAILASLGSALFFMMRGDREGEDDRVRSRRMAWSLALRVGLSVTLFLCVLAAWKLGYIQPSGLPAGPR; this is encoded by the coding sequence ATGAAAATCCTCGTGGCTCTCGCATTTCTCGCCATTCTCGCCAGCCTGGGCTCGGCGCTGTTTTTCATGATGCGCGGCGACCGGGAGGGCGAGGACGACCGCGTGCGCAGCCGGCGCATGGCCTGGTCGCTGGCGCTGCGGGTGGGGTTGTCGGTGACCCTGTTCCTGTGCGTGCTGGCGGCCTGGAAGCTGGGTTACATCCAGCCCTCGGGCCTGCCGGCCGGCCCGCGTTGA
- a CDS encoding SCO family protein, with the protein MLLLSRRIAIKNIATSALITPTAAAFLSACSPSPGPAKFQGIDVTGADYARDLPLPDQDGRMRSLSEFAGKVVVAFFGYTQCPDVCPTAMNELAEVKRSLGADGARVQGIFVTVDPERDTPEVLKAYMANFDPTFIGLRGSPEQLAAVAKDFKIYYKRVEGSTPTSYTMDHSAGSYVYDTAGRLRVYHRYGSGAQALAADVRTLLNQAG; encoded by the coding sequence ATGCTTCTTCTATCCCGTCGTATAGCTATAAAAAATATAGCTACAAGCGCTTTAATTACGCCGACTGCGGCCGCTTTTCTCTCTGCCTGCTCGCCCAGCCCGGGGCCGGCGAAGTTCCAGGGCATCGACGTGACCGGCGCCGACTACGCGCGCGATCTGCCGCTGCCCGACCAGGACGGCCGCATGCGCAGCCTGTCCGAGTTCGCCGGCAAGGTGGTGGTGGCCTTCTTCGGCTATACGCAGTGCCCGGACGTGTGCCCCACGGCCATGAACGAGCTGGCCGAGGTCAAGCGCTCGCTGGGTGCCGACGGCGCGCGCGTGCAGGGCATCTTCGTCACCGTCGATCCCGAGCGCGACACGCCCGAGGTGCTCAAGGCCTACATGGCCAACTTCGACCCGACCTTCATCGGCCTGCGCGGCTCGCCCGAGCAGCTGGCGGCCGTGGCCAAGGACTTCAAGATCTATTACAAGCGGGTAGAGGGCAGCACCCCCACCAGCTACACCATGGACCACTCGGCCGGCAGCTACGTCTACGACACGGCCGGCCGCCTGCGCGTCTACCACCGTTACGGCAGCGGCGCCCAGGCGCTGGCCGCCGACGTGCGCACGCTGCTGAATCAGGCCGGCTGA
- a CDS encoding SURF1 family protein, with product MQDHYPASTTRQRLGWRFWLTTLAAMVAIAVTASLGRWQLARAAQKQALQAAIDERGQQSPLATTELLSARGQGSAEALLHRSVRLRGRWEPATTVYLDNRQMYGRPGFYVITALRLEEGGASVLVQRGWVPRHFQERTQLPEIATPTGEVTVEGRIASAPSRLYEFTHAADAQGSSAIRQNLDIAAFAAETGLPLLPLSVVQTGSASDGLSRDWPAVDSGVDKHYGYAFQWFGLCALVAILYVWFQLIRRFVARPRP from the coding sequence ATGCAAGACCATTATCCCGCCAGCACTACGCGCCAGCGCCTCGGCTGGCGCTTCTGGCTGACCACGCTGGCGGCCATGGTGGCCATCGCGGTCACGGCCTCTCTGGGGCGCTGGCAGCTCGCGCGCGCGGCGCAAAAGCAGGCGCTGCAGGCGGCCATCGACGAGCGCGGTCAGCAGTCCCCTCTTGCGACCACTGAACTGCTGTCCGCGCGCGGACAGGGCTCCGCCGAAGCACTGCTGCACCGCTCCGTGCGCCTGCGTGGGCGCTGGGAGCCGGCCACGACCGTGTATCTGGACAACCGGCAGATGTATGGCCGGCCGGGTTTTTACGTCATCACGGCGCTGCGCCTGGAGGAGGGCGGCGCGTCCGTGCTGGTGCAGCGCGGCTGGGTGCCGCGCCATTTCCAGGAGCGCACGCAGCTGCCCGAGATCGCCACGCCGACGGGCGAGGTGACGGTCGAAGGTCGCATTGCCAGCGCGCCATCGCGGCTGTACGAGTTCACGCACGCCGCCGATGCGCAAGGGTCTTCGGCCATCCGGCAGAATCTGGACATCGCAGCCTTCGCTGCCGAGACCGGCCTGCCGCTGCTGCCCCTGTCCGTGGTGCAGACCGGCAGCGCCAGCGATGGCCTGTCGCGCGACTGGCCCGCCGTGGACAGCGGCGTGGACAAGCACTACGGCTACGCATTCCAATGGTTCGGGCTCTGCGCCCTGGTGGCAATCCTGTATGTCTGGTTCCAACTCATCCGACGCTTCGTCGCTCGCCCCCGGCCTTGA
- a CDS encoding COX15/CtaA family protein, translating to MQPQPQTLYDLAPALELMALGLAIAGLPLAWVWRKNRGRTPAARLQALAVLTLFLTFDLVLFGAFTRLTDSGLGCPDWPGCYGSASPVGARAEIAVAQAAMPTGPVTHGKAWVEMIHRYLASGVGVLIIALTLLAWRERARLRAAGAERQAALNPWCPTATLVWVCLQGAFGALTVTMKLFPAIVTLHLLGGVVLLALLCAQAQRMTQIVRDQPPEPLPARLRTALLVAMALVVLQVLLGGWVSTNYAVLACASFPQCQGSWWPDMAFAEGFTLWRPLGLRADGGHISFAALTAIHYAHRLVAYVVLAVLGLLAWALLRTGHLRAQARWLAALALAQLVTGLSNVVLGWPLAAAVLHTGGAAALVVVLTWALAASRPQAAFSTRAAEAAASSAQRVSA from the coding sequence ATGCAACCCCAGCCGCAAACGCTGTATGACCTGGCGCCGGCGCTGGAGCTGATGGCGCTGGGGCTGGCCATCGCCGGCCTGCCCCTCGCGTGGGTCTGGCGCAAGAATCGCGGCCGCACGCCGGCCGCGCGGCTGCAGGCGCTGGCAGTGCTGACGCTGTTTCTGACCTTCGATCTGGTGCTGTTCGGCGCCTTCACGCGCCTGACCGATTCGGGCCTGGGTTGCCCGGATTGGCCCGGCTGCTACGGCAGCGCCAGCCCGGTGGGCGCGCGCGCCGAGATCGCCGTCGCGCAGGCCGCCATGCCCACCGGCCCGGTCACGCACGGCAAGGCCTGGGTGGAGATGATCCACCGCTACCTGGCCAGCGGCGTGGGAGTGTTGATCATCGCGCTGACTCTGCTGGCCTGGCGCGAGCGCGCGCGGCTGCGCGCAGCCGGCGCTGAGCGCCAGGCCGCGCTGAACCCCTGGTGCCCCACCGCCACGCTGGTCTGGGTCTGCCTGCAGGGCGCGTTCGGTGCCCTTACCGTGACCATGAAGCTGTTTCCCGCCATCGTCACCCTGCACCTGCTGGGCGGGGTGGTGCTGCTGGCGCTGCTGTGCGCGCAGGCCCAGCGCATGACGCAGATCGTGCGCGATCAGCCGCCCGAGCCGTTGCCGGCGCGGCTGCGCACGGCCCTGCTGGTGGCGATGGCACTCGTGGTGCTGCAGGTGCTGCTGGGCGGCTGGGTCAGCACCAACTACGCCGTGCTGGCCTGCGCCAGCTTTCCGCAGTGCCAGGGTTCTTGGTGGCCCGACATGGCTTTTGCCGAGGGCTTCACGCTGTGGCGCCCGCTGGGCCTGCGCGCCGATGGCGGGCACATCAGCTTTGCCGCCCTCACCGCCATCCATTACGCGCACCGGCTGGTGGCCTATGTCGTGCTGGCCGTGCTGGGCCTGCTGGCGTGGGCGCTGCTGCGCACAGGCCACCTGCGCGCCCAGGCGCGCTGGCTGGCGGCGCTGGCGCTGGCGCAGCTGGTCACCGGGCTGTCCAACGTGGTGCTCGGCTGGCCGCTGGCTGCGGCCGTGCTGCACACCGGCGGCGCTGCGGCGCTGGTCGTGGTGCTCACCTGGGCCCTGGCCGCCAGCCGCCCGCAAGCCGCCTTTTCCACGCGAGCTGCTGAAGCGGCCGCGTCTTCTGCACAACGAGTTTCCGCATGA
- the rpoH gene encoding RNA polymerase sigma factor RpoH has translation MALQTAPSASNTLAPASAWALVPPLGNLDAYITAVNRLPLLTHEEEQRYARQLRDDGNVDAAGRLVLSHLRLVVSISRQYLGYGLPHGDLIQEGNVGLMKAVKRFDPDQGVRLVSYAMHWIKAEIHEYILKNWRMVKVATTKAQRKLFFNLRSMKQGFKAGAVDADTHRDTLSEREIDLVAEQLNVKREEVIEMETRLSGGDILLDPAPSDDGEQAFGPIAYLADAGHEPTAMLESRQRDMLATDGIATALDSLDARSRRIVEQRWLQVNDDGSGGMTLHQLAAEYGVSAERIRQIEVAAMKKMRKALAEYA, from the coding sequence GGCGCCCGCCAGCGCCTGGGCCCTGGTGCCCCCGCTGGGCAACCTGGACGCCTACATCACCGCGGTCAACCGCCTGCCCCTGCTGACGCACGAGGAGGAGCAGCGCTATGCGCGCCAGTTGCGTGATGACGGCAACGTGGACGCCGCCGGCCGCCTGGTGCTGTCCCACCTGCGCCTGGTGGTGTCGATCTCGCGCCAGTACCTGGGCTACGGCCTGCCACACGGCGACCTGATCCAGGAGGGCAACGTCGGCCTGATGAAGGCCGTCAAGCGCTTCGACCCGGACCAGGGCGTACGGCTGGTCAGCTACGCCATGCACTGGATCAAGGCCGAGATCCACGAGTACATTTTGAAGAACTGGCGCATGGTCAAGGTGGCGACCACCAAGGCGCAGCGCAAGCTGTTCTTCAACCTGCGCTCCATGAAGCAGGGCTTCAAGGCCGGCGCAGTGGATGCCGACACGCACCGCGACACGCTGTCCGAGCGCGAAATCGACCTGGTGGCCGAGCAGCTCAACGTCAAGCGCGAGGAAGTCATCGAGATGGAAACCCGCCTGTCCGGCGGCGACATCCTGCTCGATCCGGCACCCAGCGACGATGGCGAGCAGGCCTTCGGCCCCATCGCCTATCTGGCCGACGCCGGGCACGAGCCGACGGCCATGCTCGAATCGCGCCAGCGCGACATGCTGGCTACCGACGGTATCGCCACCGCCCTGGACAGCCTGGACGCGCGCAGCCGGCGCATCGTCGAGCAGCGCTGGCTGCAGGTCAACGACGACGGCTCGGGCGGCATGACGCTGCACCAGCTCGCGGCCGAATACGGCGTGAGCGCCGAGCGCATCCGCCAGATCGAGGTGGCGGCGATGAAGAAAATGAGAAAGGCGTTGGCCGAGTACGCCTGA
- the cyoE gene encoding heme o synthase, with amino-acid sequence MSAAPAPAASPHRSAPALPPRLAQFYALTKPRVVQLIVFCAFIGMVLAVPGLPSGAQWLQMAIASAGIWLVAGAAAAFNCLVERGIDARMKRTSWRPTARGELSATQALAFSALLCAAGSALLYVLVNPLTMWLTFATFVGYAVIYTVILKPLTPQNIVIGGASGAMPPVLGWAAMTGEVGPEALILFLIIFLWTPPHFWALALYRVEDYRKSGLPMLPVTHGNEFTRLQVFLYTLILFAGCLMPFIYGMSSWIYLIAAVLLSLGFCFYGFWLWRDYSDQLARKTFRFSLIHLSVLFAALLVDHYVL; translated from the coding sequence ATGAGCGCCGCTCCCGCCCCCGCTGCCAGTCCCCATCGCTCCGCTCCGGCCCTGCCGCCGCGGCTGGCGCAGTTCTACGCGCTGACCAAGCCGCGCGTGGTGCAGCTCATCGTGTTTTGCGCCTTCATCGGCATGGTGCTGGCCGTGCCGGGCCTGCCCAGCGGCGCGCAGTGGCTGCAGATGGCCATTGCCAGCGCGGGCATCTGGCTGGTGGCGGGCGCCGCTGCGGCCTTCAACTGCCTGGTCGAGCGCGGCATCGACGCGCGCATGAAGCGCACCTCCTGGCGGCCCACGGCCAGGGGCGAGCTGTCGGCCACCCAGGCGCTGGCGTTCTCGGCGCTGCTGTGCGCGGCCGGATCGGCGCTGCTGTACGTGCTGGTCAACCCACTGACCATGTGGCTCACCTTTGCCACCTTCGTCGGCTACGCGGTGATCTACACCGTGATCCTCAAACCGCTGACGCCGCAGAACATCGTCATCGGCGGCGCATCGGGCGCCATGCCACCGGTGCTGGGCTGGGCGGCCATGACCGGGGAAGTCGGCCCCGAGGCGCTGATCCTGTTTTTGATCATCTTCCTGTGGACGCCGCCGCACTTCTGGGCGCTGGCGCTGTACCGCGTGGAGGACTACCGCAAATCCGGCCTGCCCATGCTGCCGGTGACGCACGGCAACGAATTCACGCGGCTGCAGGTGTTTCTCTACACCCTGATCCTGTTCGCCGGCTGCCTGATGCCCTTCATCTACGGCATGAGCTCGTGGATCTACCTGATCGCCGCGGTGCTGCTCAGCCTGGGTTTCTGTTTCTATGGCTTCTGGCTGTGGCGCGACTATTCCGACCAGCTGGCGCGCAAGACCTTCCGCTTTTCCCTGATCCACCTGAGCGTGCTGTTCGCCGCGCTGCTGGTGGACCACTACGTGTTGTGA
- a CDS encoding Bug family tripartite tricarboxylate transporter substrate binding protein, giving the protein MHRPTPARRALLTLAVAAGLAGACGVAAAQSAPATPGWPAKTVRIIVGFPPGSSPDLTARTFAEPLSQALGQPVIVENKVGAGGNIGADAVAKATDGHTIGLFINGNLTIAKLINPQVPYDPARDFAPLSLIGVSPLVLTAPVGQKDVPADGDARAFLDAARAAGDRWSYGTPGVGTVGHLGTELLKARTGINPVHVPYPGYPQVATAMGGGQLQMALLPPALALSQERAGKLKRVGVTSAGRSTLAPEVPSLAEAGVQDFQLEIWNAFAAPASMPAPVRARLSAAISEIARSPAVREKMFQQGWQAVGSSAEGLANRMRADTAAMGRVIREQKITAQ; this is encoded by the coding sequence ATGCACCGTCCCACTCCCGCACGCCGCGCCCTGCTCACTCTCGCCGTTGCCGCCGGGCTGGCCGGCGCCTGCGGCGTCGCTGCCGCACAGAGCGCGCCGGCGACGCCCGGCTGGCCAGCCAAGACGGTGCGCATCATCGTGGGCTTTCCGCCCGGCTCGTCGCCGGATTTGACGGCGCGCACCTTTGCCGAGCCGCTGTCGCAGGCACTGGGCCAGCCGGTCATCGTGGAGAACAAGGTCGGCGCCGGCGGCAACATCGGCGCCGACGCTGTGGCCAAGGCCACGGATGGCCACACCATCGGCCTGTTCATCAACGGCAACCTGACGATCGCCAAGCTGATCAACCCGCAGGTGCCCTACGACCCGGCGCGCGACTTCGCGCCGCTGTCGCTGATCGGCGTGTCGCCGCTGGTGCTCACGGCGCCGGTGGGGCAAAAGGACGTGCCCGCCGATGGCGATGCCCGCGCCTTCCTGGATGCCGCGCGCGCCGCCGGCGACCGCTGGAGCTACGGCACGCCCGGCGTGGGCACGGTGGGCCATCTGGGCACCGAGCTGCTCAAGGCGCGCACCGGCATCAACCCGGTGCATGTGCCCTACCCCGGCTATCCGCAGGTGGCCACGGCCATGGGCGGCGGCCAGCTGCAGATGGCGCTGCTGCCGCCGGCGCTGGCGCTGTCGCAGGAGCGCGCCGGCAAGCTCAAGCGCGTGGGGGTGACCTCGGCCGGCCGCAGCACGCTGGCGCCCGAGGTGCCCAGCCTGGCCGAGGCTGGAGTGCAGGATTTCCAGCTGGAGATCTGGAACGCCTTTGCCGCACCGGCCAGCATGCCGGCACCGGTGCGCGCGCGCCTGTCGGCCGCCATCAGCGAGATCGCGCGCAGCCCGGCCGTGCGCGAGAAGATGTTCCAGCAGGGCTGGCAGGCCGTGGGTTCGTCGGCCGAGGGCCTGGCCAACCGCATGCGCGCCGACACCGCCGCCATGGGCCGCGTGATCCGCGAGCAGAAGATCACGGCGCAGTAA
- a CDS encoding cytochrome c oxidase subunit 3 encodes MSATTPGATPYYYVPAESRHPLLAAIGLFFVILGASQWINGHQWGKYSFWFGIAWWLFVLFQWFREAARESERGLYGRKIDLSYRWSMSWFIFSEVMFFGAFFTALWWARAHSVPELASVDNGLLWPGFKSVWPSLAAGATASPAGTVEPFQTVGPFWLPTINTALLLTSGVTLTIAHHALQAGNRGRTIAFMWVTVLLGITFLFVQGYEYYHLYTELNLKMSSGVFGSTFFLLTGFHGFHVFVGMLMLLFITLRLQSGHFTAERHFGFEGAAWYWHFVDVVWLGLYILVYWM; translated from the coding sequence ATGAGTGCAACCACCCCCGGCGCGACGCCGTACTACTACGTTCCCGCAGAGTCGCGGCATCCGCTGCTGGCGGCTATCGGCCTGTTCTTCGTGATCCTGGGCGCCAGCCAGTGGATCAACGGCCACCAGTGGGGCAAGTATTCCTTCTGGTTCGGCATCGCCTGGTGGCTGTTCGTGCTGTTCCAGTGGTTCCGCGAGGCCGCGCGCGAGAGCGAGCGCGGGCTGTACGGGCGCAAGATCGACCTGTCGTATCGCTGGAGCATGAGCTGGTTCATCTTCTCCGAGGTCATGTTCTTCGGCGCCTTCTTCACTGCCCTGTGGTGGGCGCGCGCGCACTCGGTGCCCGAACTGGCCAGCGTCGACAACGGTCTGCTGTGGCCCGGCTTCAAGTCGGTCTGGCCCAGCCTGGCCGCTGGCGCCACGGCCTCGCCCGCCGGCACGGTGGAGCCCTTCCAGACGGTGGGCCCCTTCTGGCTGCCGACCATCAACACCGCGCTGCTGCTGACCTCCGGCGTGACACTGACCATCGCCCACCACGCCCTGCAGGCCGGCAACCGCGGCCGCACCATCGCCTTCATGTGGGTCACGGTGCTGCTGGGCATCACCTTCCTGTTCGTGCAGGGCTACGAGTACTACCACCTCTATACCGAGCTGAACCTGAAGATGAGCTCGGGCGTGTTCGGCTCGACCTTCTTCCTGCTCACGGGCTTTCACGGCTTCCACGTGTTCGTGGGCATGCTGATGCTGCTGTTCATCACGCTGCGCCTGCAAAGCGGCCACTTCACCGCCGAGCGCCACTTCGGCTTCGAGGGCGCTGCCTGGTACTGGCACTTCGTGGACGTGGTCTGGCTGGGCCTGTACATCCTCGTCTACTGGATGTGA